Proteins from a single region of Chengkuizengella sediminis:
- a CDS encoding right-handed parallel beta-helix repeat-containing protein yields MAPSLESANTIGIDIQNSSMVTIEKLTVQNFEGNGILIQTSDNIVNQVKSINNQNNGMEIALNAERNLIIESEASFNSSNVNLLVNGIQVNGDQNYFVKCKFIGNFDEGLELNSSNNLVFLNLAKENGDDVFSLLNRAQVSIYLYAIRLLEMVMMDLKFSRIII; encoded by the coding sequence ATGGCTCCCTCGTTAGAGAGTGCAAATACGATCGGTATTGATATTCAAAATTCATCCATGGTAACAATTGAAAAACTTACAGTTCAAAATTTTGAAGGTAACGGTATTTTGATTCAAACAAGTGATAATATCGTAAATCAAGTAAAATCGATAAACAATCAAAACAATGGAATGGAAATTGCCTTAAATGCTGAAAGAAATTTAATTATTGAATCTGAAGCAAGCTTTAATTCAAGCAATGTAAATTTACTCGTAAATGGAATTCAAGTGAATGGAGATCAAAATTATTTTGTAAAATGCAAATTCATTGGAAATTTTGATGAAGGGTTAGAGTTGAACAGTTCCAACAATCTAGTGTTTTTGAATCTTGCAAAAGAGAATGGTGACGATGTATTTTCACTCTTGAACAGAGCTCAGGTTTCAATTTATTTATATGCAATCAGGCTATTAGAAATGGTGATGATGGATTTGAAATTTTCACGGATAATAATTTAA
- a CDS encoding ERF family protein gives MGNKTGLYQKMINVMIAVSYLQKDDKVEYKTTKYKAITEEKVTGAVRAALVENKLVVFPIEQQHRKEGNLTTVDVKYKIVDAETGESEILVSSGTGVDMQDKGVGKAMTCAFKYLFLRSFAIATREELDKVSPAELDKKQRKQKEEREKKLTNVPESGDIIFQKKV, from the coding sequence ATGGGGAATAAAACAGGTTTGTATCAGAAAATGATCAATGTCATGATTGCGGTTTCTTATCTTCAAAAAGATGACAAGGTGGAGTACAAGACTACAAAATATAAAGCCATTACAGAAGAAAAGGTAACTGGCGCTGTGAGAGCTGCATTAGTAGAAAATAAATTAGTTGTATTCCCGATTGAGCAACAACATCGAAAAGAAGGAAATCTCACAACGGTAGATGTGAAATACAAGATTGTTGATGCAGAAACGGGTGAAAGTGAAATATTGGTTAGTTCTGGAACAGGGGTGGATATGCAAGATAAAGGGGTAGGAAAAGCCATGACTTGTGCGTTTAAATATTTATTCTTACGTTCATTCGCCATAGCAACGAGGGAAGAACTGGACAAGGTTTCACCTGCTGAATTAGATAAGAAACAGAGAAAGCAAAAGGAAGAACGGGAAAAGAAATTAACTAATGTACCCGAGTCTGGCGACATAATTTTCCAAAAGAAGGTGTAG